In one Aeromicrobium wangtongii genomic region, the following are encoded:
- a CDS encoding citrate synthase 2 translates to MTEVHHGLEGVIAFESEIAEPDKEGSALRYRGVDIDDLVGRVPFEKIWGLLVDGAYEPGLPPAEPFPIPVHSGDIRADVQSAIALTAPAWGMKQLYDIDDTQARDDLARAAVMVLSYVAQAARGVGQPFVPQSEVDKAGTITERFLTRWRGEVNPDHAKAIDAYWVSAAEHGMNASTFTARVIASTGADAAAALSGAVGAMSGPLHGGAPARVLTMIEEVEKAGDATKYVKDLLDKGERLMGFGHRVYRAQDPRARTLRRTAKELNAPRAEVAIALEEAALKELKERRPDRVLETNVEFWAAIVLDYAEIPPHMFTAMFTSARTAGWSAHILEQKRTGRLIRPSAIYTGPASRGADEVEGWNPDWAATKA, encoded by the coding sequence ATGACTGAAGTGCACCACGGACTTGAAGGCGTCATCGCATTCGAGAGCGAGATCGCCGAACCCGACAAGGAAGGGTCTGCGCTTCGTTACCGCGGCGTCGACATCGACGACCTGGTGGGTCGCGTCCCCTTCGAGAAGATCTGGGGCCTGCTGGTCGACGGGGCCTACGAGCCCGGTCTCCCGCCCGCCGAGCCGTTCCCGATCCCCGTCCACTCCGGAGACATCCGCGCGGACGTGCAGAGCGCCATCGCGCTGACCGCTCCCGCCTGGGGCATGAAGCAGCTGTACGACATCGACGACACGCAGGCCCGCGACGACCTGGCCCGCGCGGCGGTCATGGTGCTGTCGTACGTCGCCCAGGCGGCGCGTGGCGTCGGACAGCCGTTCGTCCCGCAGAGCGAGGTCGACAAGGCCGGCACCATCACCGAGCGCTTCCTGACCCGCTGGCGCGGTGAGGTCAACCCCGATCACGCCAAGGCCATCGACGCCTACTGGGTCTCCGCTGCCGAGCACGGCATGAACGCCTCCACGTTCACCGCCCGTGTCATCGCCTCGACCGGTGCCGACGCAGCTGCCGCACTCTCGGGTGCGGTCGGCGCGATGTCGGGCCCGCTGCACGGCGGCGCCCCGGCCCGCGTGCTGACGATGATCGAGGAGGTCGAGAAGGCCGGCGACGCGACCAAGTACGTCAAGGACCTGCTCGACAAGGGCGAGCGGCTCATGGGCTTCGGCCACCGCGTCTACCGCGCCCAGGACCCCCGCGCCCGCACGCTGCGCCGCACGGCCAAGGAGCTCAACGCCCCCCGCGCCGAGGTCGCGATCGCCCTGGAGGAGGCTGCGCTCAAGGAGCTCAAGGAGCGTCGTCCCGACCGTGTGCTGGAGACCAATGTGGAGTTCTGGGCGGCCATCGTCCTGGACTACGCCGAGATCCCCCCGCACATGTTCACCGCGATGTTCACGTCGGCCCGCACGGCCGGCTGGAGCGCGCACATCCTGGAGCAGAAGCGCACCGGCCGCCTGATCCGCCCGTCCGCGATCTACACCGGCCCCGCCTCGCGTGGCGCCGACGAGGTCGAGGGCTGGAACCCCGACTGGGCCGCCACCAAGGCCTAA
- the pdxH gene encoding pyridoxamine 5'-phosphate oxidase, which translates to MESPDLARMRSEYAHDGLDEQAAGDDPLVLFDRWFDDAVTAGVHEPNAMALATATPQGRPSSRIVLLKGLDDRGLVFFSGYESRKGRELSANPWAAATMLWHPLQRQVRIEGSVTRIPEEESDAYFAVRPRGAQIGAVASPQSQPIADRRTLDQRVADVEQACAGRDIERPAVWGGFRIAVDSIEFWQGRDSRLHDRLLFTRAPGGWTRERLAP; encoded by the coding sequence ATGGAGTCCCCAGATCTGGCGCGGATGAGGTCGGAGTACGCCCACGACGGGCTCGACGAGCAGGCCGCCGGCGACGACCCGTTGGTGCTGTTCGACCGCTGGTTCGACGATGCGGTGACAGCCGGCGTGCACGAGCCGAACGCCATGGCGCTGGCCACCGCGACGCCGCAGGGGCGGCCCTCGTCGCGCATCGTCCTGCTCAAGGGGCTGGACGACCGCGGTCTGGTGTTCTTCAGCGGCTACGAGTCCCGCAAGGGCCGGGAGCTCAGCGCGAATCCGTGGGCTGCCGCCACGATGCTGTGGCACCCGCTGCAGCGCCAGGTGCGGATCGAGGGCTCGGTGACCCGGATCCCGGAGGAGGAGTCGGACGCCTACTTCGCAGTGCGGCCACGGGGGGCGCAGATCGGTGCGGTCGCATCGCCGCAGTCGCAGCCGATTGCCGATCGGCGGACGTTGGACCAGCGGGTCGCCGACGTCGAGCAGGCCTGTGCGGGCCGTGACATCGAGCGTCCGGCGGTGTGGGGAGGTTTTCGCATCGCCGTCGACTCGATCGAGTTCTGGCAGGGGCGCGACAGCCGCCTGCACGACCGGCTGCTGTTCACCCGCGCGCCCGGCGGCTGGACCCGCGAGCGCCTGGCGCCGTGA
- a CDS encoding HNH endonuclease, translated as MDPAPTIDAMRTAAQSLRSGDARERAVAIQAAKDALDAAQAIALAELDASKDFEIDGASTLNAWVRTQLRMNAGQATALVRSVGALRDLSLVAEAAVTGQISAAHVRVFVYGLAHVGLDLMRMHEELFVQVAREHEPGELFEAVKHLKDRTHPDDLDDAWEKGMDKQDFQVNALPDGWHVTGFLNTTTGAKLKKVLDSVSAPDGPDDTRSGSERRVQGLDDLLSSILGSGQLPSDKGLKPHVSVFADADTVAAAAERVRQQTEEPYLRPDPMPPTEPATLAGHGAIGPNLLMYFMCISEVTAFLMKTDGGTRQAQVLNAGTAKYQPNLKQRRSVIARQSGVCATPGCNHTHLEIHHVVWWSLGGRTDVDQLIGLCVRCHHLLHRGRLHIEGNAVDGFAFTTRAGRPIRRRRRTGYRQAA; from the coding sequence ATGGACCCAGCCCCCACGATCGACGCGATGCGGACCGCCGCACAGTCGTTGCGAAGCGGGGACGCACGGGAGCGTGCGGTGGCGATCCAGGCCGCGAAGGATGCACTTGATGCGGCGCAGGCGATTGCGCTGGCCGAGCTGGATGCCTCCAAGGATTTCGAGATCGACGGCGCGTCAACGCTGAACGCCTGGGTGCGGACCCAGCTGCGGATGAATGCAGGCCAAGCGACTGCCTTGGTGCGCAGCGTCGGGGCATTGCGGGATCTGTCGCTCGTGGCCGAGGCCGCCGTGACCGGCCAGATCAGCGCCGCGCATGTGCGGGTGTTCGTCTATGGGTTGGCGCATGTCGGTCTGGATCTGATGCGGATGCACGAGGAACTGTTCGTCCAGGTTGCCCGTGAGCATGAGCCGGGTGAATTGTTCGAGGCGGTCAAGCATCTGAAGGACCGCACCCATCCGGACGATTTGGATGATGCCTGGGAGAAGGGCATGGACAAGCAGGACTTCCAGGTCAACGCCCTGCCCGATGGCTGGCACGTGACGGGGTTCTTGAACACGACCACTGGGGCGAAGCTGAAGAAGGTCCTGGACTCCGTATCGGCGCCTGATGGCCCCGACGACACCCGGTCCGGTTCGGAACGCCGGGTGCAGGGGTTGGACGACCTGCTGTCCTCGATCCTGGGCAGCGGGCAGCTGCCGTCGGACAAGGGGCTGAAGCCGCACGTGTCGGTGTTCGCTGACGCCGACACCGTTGCCGCCGCCGCTGAGCGGGTCCGTCAGCAGACCGAGGAGCCGTATCTGCGTCCCGACCCGATGCCACCCACCGAACCCGCCACCCTGGCCGGTCACGGGGCGATCGGGCCGAATCTGCTGATGTACTTCATGTGCATCAGCGAGGTCACCGCTTTTCTGATGAAGACGGACGGCGGAACCAGGCAGGCGCAGGTCCTGAACGCCGGCACCGCGAAGTACCAACCGAACCTCAAGCAACGCCGATCCGTGATCGCCCGCCAGAGCGGGGTCTGCGCGACCCCCGGGTGCAACCACACCCACCTCGAGATCCACCACGTCGTGTGGTGGTCGCTCGGCGGGCGCACCGACGTCGACCAGCTCATCGGGCTCTGCGTCAGGTGCCATCACCTGTTGCACCGTGGGCGTCTGCACATCGAGGGCAATGCCGTCGACGGGTTCGCCTTCACCACCCGCGCCGGGCGACCCATCCGCCGCCGACGACGAACCGGCTACCGCCAAGCCGCCTGA
- a CDS encoding sugar nucleotide-binding protein translates to MDVTTTPIPGLLVLRIPVHADNRGWFIENWQREKMIAAGLPDFGPVQHNVSYNNTAGATRGIHAEPWDKLVSVVVGRVFGAWVDLRAGDTFGQSFSIEIEPGVAVFVPRGVANSYQTLEDRTAYSYLVNEHWSADAKYTNLNLLDETVAIPWPLPLAEVSDKDKAHPRLADVEPIAPRRSVILGADGQLGRALRELLPDALALTRADLDLTDPASYDSVPWKDVDTIYNAAAYTAVDRAETPEGRRAAWAVNVTAVATLARIATQHRLTLVNVSSDYVFDGTAETHTVDEAVSPLGVYGQTKAAGEAVTSTVPRHYIVRTSWVIGDGGNFVSTMERLARDGVSPTVVDDQYGRLTTAAELAAGLVDLVRSGAPYGIHHITGGGPVKTWADIAREVFAEAGRDPADVTGVSTEVYGEGKDMAPRPKYSALH, encoded by the coding sequence ATGGACGTCACCACGACCCCGATCCCGGGGCTGCTCGTCCTGCGCATCCCCGTCCACGCGGACAACCGCGGCTGGTTCATCGAGAACTGGCAGCGCGAGAAGATGATCGCCGCCGGCCTGCCCGACTTCGGACCGGTCCAGCACAACGTCTCGTACAACAACACCGCCGGCGCGACCCGCGGCATCCACGCCGAGCCGTGGGACAAGCTCGTCTCGGTCGTCGTCGGCCGCGTCTTCGGCGCCTGGGTCGACCTGCGTGCGGGTGACACCTTCGGCCAGTCGTTCTCGATCGAGATCGAGCCCGGGGTCGCGGTCTTCGTGCCCCGTGGCGTCGCCAACTCCTACCAGACGCTCGAGGACCGCACCGCCTACTCGTACCTGGTCAACGAGCACTGGTCCGCGGACGCGAAGTACACCAACCTCAACCTGCTGGACGAGACCGTCGCGATCCCGTGGCCGCTGCCGCTGGCAGAGGTGTCCGACAAGGACAAGGCGCACCCCCGCCTCGCCGACGTCGAGCCCATCGCCCCGCGCCGATCGGTCATCCTCGGCGCGGACGGCCAGCTCGGCCGTGCGCTGCGCGAGCTGCTGCCCGATGCGCTGGCCCTGACCCGCGCCGACCTGGACCTGACCGATCCCGCCTCGTACGACTCCGTCCCGTGGAAGGACGTCGACACGATCTACAACGCGGCCGCCTACACCGCGGTGGACCGCGCCGAGACGCCCGAGGGACGCCGCGCCGCCTGGGCCGTCAACGTCACCGCCGTGGCGACCCTGGCCCGCATCGCGACCCAGCACCGGCTCACGCTCGTCAATGTCTCGTCCGACTACGTCTTCGACGGCACCGCCGAGACGCACACCGTCGACGAGGCCGTCTCCCCGCTGGGTGTGTACGGCCAGACGAAGGCCGCCGGCGAGGCCGTGACGTCGACCGTCCCGCGCCACTACATCGTCCGCACCAGCTGGGTCATCGGCGACGGCGGCAACTTCGTGTCGACGATGGAGCGCCTGGCCCGCGACGGCGTCAGCCCCACCGTGGTCGACGACCAGTACGGACGCCTGACCACCGCAGCCGAGCTGGCTGCGGGTCTGGTCGACCTCGTCCGCAGCGGCGCGCCCTACGGCATCCACCACATCACCGGTGGTGGACCGGTCAAGACCTGGGCCGACATCGCCCGTGAGGTGTTCGCCGAGGCCGGTCGCGATCCGGCCGACGTCACCGGTGTCTCGACCGAGGTCTACGGCGAGGGCAAGGACATGGCTCCGCGACCGAAGTACAGCGCCCTGCACTGA
- the rfbB gene encoding dTDP-glucose 4,6-dehydratase, which produces MRSVLVTGGAGFIGSNFVRHLIANTDLSVTVLDKLTYAASRESISDLPADRCTLVVGDIVDAALVDDLVANHDAVVHFAAESHNDNSLNDPSPFVQTNLVGTFTLLEAVRRHDVRFHHISTDEVYGDLELDDPNRFTEATAYEPSSPYSATKAGSDLLVRAWVRSFGVRATISNCSNNYGPYQHVEKFIPRQITQLIDGQRPRLYGDGLNVRDWIHVEDHSSAVLTILNTGEIGQTYLIGADGEKNNREVVGALLEIFGREPDDFDHVNDRPGHDRRYAIDSTKLRTELGWKPAFGDFETGLADTVQWYRDNEAWWRPAKAETESKYAAQGQ; this is translated from the coding sequence ATGCGTTCTGTCCTCGTCACAGGTGGCGCCGGGTTCATCGGCTCCAACTTCGTCCGTCATCTCATCGCCAACACGGACCTGTCGGTCACCGTGCTCGACAAGCTGACCTACGCGGCCAGTCGCGAGTCGATCTCCGACCTGCCCGCCGACCGCTGCACGCTGGTCGTGGGTGACATCGTCGACGCCGCCTTGGTCGACGACCTGGTCGCCAACCACGACGCGGTCGTCCACTTCGCCGCCGAGTCGCACAACGACAACTCGCTGAACGACCCCAGCCCGTTCGTGCAGACCAACCTGGTCGGGACGTTCACGCTGCTGGAGGCCGTGCGTCGCCACGACGTGCGGTTCCACCACATCTCCACCGACGAGGTCTACGGCGACCTCGAGCTCGACGACCCGAACCGGTTCACCGAGGCCACCGCCTACGAGCCGTCCAGCCCCTACTCGGCCACCAAGGCCGGCTCGGACCTGCTGGTGCGCGCCTGGGTCCGCTCCTTCGGTGTCCGCGCCACGATCAGCAACTGCTCGAACAACTACGGCCCGTACCAGCACGTCGAGAAGTTCATCCCCCGCCAGATCACCCAGCTCATCGACGGCCAGCGCCCCCGCCTGTACGGCGACGGCCTCAACGTCCGCGACTGGATCCACGTCGAGGACCACTCCAGCGCCGTCCTGACGATCCTGAACACCGGCGAGATCGGCCAGACCTACCTGATCGGCGCCGACGGCGAGAAGAACAACCGCGAGGTCGTCGGCGCCCTGCTGGAGATCTTCGGCCGCGAGCCCGATGACTTCGACCACGTCAACGACCGCCCCGGCCACGACCGCCGCTACGCGATCGACTCGACCAAGCTGCGCACCGAGCTCGGCTGGAAGCCCGCCTTCGGCGACTTCGAGACCGGCCTGGCCGACACCGTCCAGTGGTACCGCGACAACGAGGCCTGGTGGCGGCCCGCGAAGGCCGAGACCGAGTCCAAGTACGCCGCCCAGGGACAGTGA
- the rfbA gene encoding glucose-1-phosphate thymidylyltransferase RfbA — protein sequence MRGIILAGGTGSRLHPVTKAVSKQLMPVYDKPMIYYPLSTLILAGISEVLIITTPHDADQFERLLGDGSQFGITITYAQQPSPDGLAQAFVIGADHIGDESVALVLGDNIFYGAGLGTQLARFEDVDGAVIFGYRVKDPSASGVVEFDAEGKAISLEEKPEVPKSHFAVPGLYFYGNDVVEKSRTLKPSARGELEITDLNRLYLEEGRLQVDVLERGVAWLDTGTFDGLAEAGEFIRTVQHRQGLSIGCPEEAAWRAGFLSDEGLRAQAAAYAKSGYGEYLLGLLAE from the coding sequence ATGCGAGGAATCATCCTGGCCGGGGGAACCGGCTCACGTCTGCACCCGGTGACCAAGGCGGTCAGCAAGCAGCTGATGCCGGTCTACGACAAGCCGATGATCTACTACCCGCTGTCGACGCTGATCCTGGCCGGCATCTCCGAGGTCCTGATCATCACGACGCCGCACGACGCCGATCAGTTCGAGCGGCTGCTCGGCGACGGCTCGCAGTTCGGCATCACCATCACCTATGCGCAGCAGCCCAGCCCCGACGGCCTGGCGCAGGCGTTCGTGATCGGCGCCGACCACATCGGCGACGAGTCGGTCGCGCTCGTCCTGGGCGACAACATCTTCTACGGTGCCGGCCTGGGCACCCAGCTGGCCCGCTTCGAGGACGTCGACGGCGCGGTCATCTTCGGCTACCGGGTCAAGGACCCGTCCGCATCGGGTGTCGTGGAGTTCGACGCCGAGGGCAAGGCGATCTCGCTGGAGGAGAAGCCCGAGGTCCCCAAGAGCCACTTCGCGGTGCCGGGGCTGTACTTCTACGGCAACGACGTGGTCGAGAAGTCCCGCACGCTGAAGCCCTCGGCGCGTGGCGAGCTGGAGATCACCGACCTGAACCGCCTCTACCTGGAGGAGGGACGCCTGCAGGTCGACGTCCTGGAGCGCGGTGTCGCCTGGCTCGACACCGGCACCTTCGACGGGCTGGCCGAGGCCGGCGAGTTCATCCGCACCGTCCAGCACCGCCAGGGCCTGTCGATCGGCTGCCCCGAGGAAGCCGCGTGGCGAGCCGGGTTCCTGTCCGACGAGGGCCTGCGCGCGCAGGCCGCCGCCTACGCCAAGAGCGGCTACGGCGAGTACCTGCTCGGCCTGCTGGCCGAGTAG
- a CDS encoding DedA family protein, whose protein sequence is MNELMPLGAGFALAFAESGLGLGMLLPGETAVVLLAATMGSAGQLFALGVVVMVGASLGDHVGYLLGRRCGDALGQTRAVRRLGRHHYERATDLLRRRGGTAVFMTRLVPVVRTLTPAAAGASGLGYRRFAIASLSGSAVWSTAYVGGGSVVAGLATVTTGTLGRASWLLLVLLALAVLPVLLVRAVTGVRPAAAAPEVGSLELALRTRG, encoded by the coding sequence ATGAACGAGCTGATGCCTCTCGGCGCAGGGTTCGCGCTGGCGTTCGCGGAGTCGGGCCTCGGCCTGGGCATGCTGCTGCCGGGGGAGACCGCGGTCGTGCTGCTGGCGGCCACGATGGGGTCGGCCGGCCAGCTGTTCGCCCTCGGGGTCGTCGTGATGGTCGGCGCCAGCCTCGGCGACCACGTCGGATACCTCCTGGGCCGGCGCTGCGGCGACGCGCTGGGCCAGACGCGGGCGGTCCGGCGGCTCGGCCGGCACCACTACGAGCGGGCGACCGATCTGCTGCGCCGCCGCGGCGGGACTGCGGTGTTCATGACCCGTCTCGTCCCAGTGGTGCGCACGCTGACGCCGGCCGCCGCCGGTGCGTCCGGCCTGGGATACCGCCGCTTCGCGATCGCCTCGCTGTCGGGCTCGGCTGTGTGGTCGACTGCCTACGTCGGGGGAGGGTCGGTCGTCGCGGGCTTGGCGACGGTCACCACGGGCACCCTCGGGCGCGCGTCGTGGCTGCTGCTCGTCCTGCTGGCCCTGGCCGTCCTGCCGGTCCTGCTGGTCCGCGCCGTCACCGGGGTGCGACCTGCGGCAGCCGCCCCCGAGGTCGGATCGCTCGAGCTCGCGCTCAGGACCCGCGGGTGA
- a CDS encoding MFS transporter, translated as MGAQLTVVAVPAQLYADTGSSAYVGLAGVFGLVPLVVFGLYGGALADVFDRRTMLIVTTVGLIVTSALFWAQAAAGNTNVWLLLCLFSVQQAFFAVNQPTRSAILPKIVDPLLLPAANSLNMTVTMAGAIAGPLVAGILIPFTGFAWLYLIDTLTLFATLGAVLRLPSLPVMDAATAVPGVRAVIDGFVYLRTQPVLMMSFVVDLIAMVFGMPRALFPEIAHVSFDGPDDGGLVFALLFAAIPAGAVIGGVFSGWVSRVRRQGLAVVICIVVWGVAMIGFGVAVALADRWTTAMLVVALAMLVVGGAADMASAAFRSSMLLSAADDAMRGRLQGVFIVVVAGGPRIADTLHGATAAAVGTAAAAAGGGVLVVIGVVVASLAVPSFVRYRVTRGS; from the coding sequence GTGGGCGCCCAGCTCACCGTCGTCGCGGTGCCCGCCCAGCTGTACGCCGACACCGGCTCATCGGCGTACGTGGGCCTGGCCGGGGTGTTCGGCCTCGTCCCGCTGGTCGTGTTCGGCCTGTACGGCGGCGCGCTGGCGGACGTCTTCGATCGCCGCACGATGCTGATCGTCACGACGGTCGGCCTGATCGTCACCAGCGCCCTGTTCTGGGCGCAGGCCGCCGCCGGCAACACCAACGTCTGGCTGCTGCTGTGCCTGTTCTCGGTCCAGCAGGCATTCTTCGCCGTCAACCAGCCGACCCGCAGCGCGATCCTGCCCAAGATCGTCGATCCGCTGCTGCTGCCGGCGGCGAACTCGCTCAACATGACCGTCACGATGGCCGGGGCGATCGCCGGGCCGCTCGTGGCCGGCATCCTCATCCCCTTCACGGGCTTCGCCTGGCTCTACCTGATCGACACGCTGACCCTGTTCGCGACGCTCGGCGCGGTGCTGCGCCTGCCCAGCCTGCCGGTGATGGACGCCGCGACCGCGGTGCCGGGCGTCCGCGCCGTGATCGACGGATTCGTGTACCTGCGCACCCAGCCCGTCCTGATGATGTCGTTCGTCGTCGATCTGATCGCGATGGTCTTCGGCATGCCCCGTGCGCTGTTCCCCGAGATCGCCCACGTGAGCTTCGACGGCCCGGACGACGGCGGCCTCGTCTTCGCGCTGCTGTTCGCCGCGATCCCGGCCGGTGCCGTGATCGGCGGTGTGTTCAGCGGCTGGGTCTCGCGGGTCCGCCGGCAGGGCCTCGCTGTGGTCATCTGCATCGTCGTGTGGGGCGTGGCGATGATCGGCTTCGGTGTCGCTGTCGCCCTCGCCGACCGGTGGACGACCGCGATGCTGGTTGTCGCACTGGCGATGCTCGTGGTCGGTGGTGCGGCCGACATGGCCTCGGCGGCCTTCCGGTCCAGCATGCTGCTGTCGGCGGCCGATGACGCGATGCGCGGCCGGCTGCAAGGCGTCTTCATCGTGGTGGTGGCCGGTGGCCCGCGGATCGCGGACACCCTGCACGGGGCCACGGCGGCCGCGGTCGGCACCGCGGCCGCTGCGGCCGGCGGAGGTGTGCTCGTCGTGATCGGGGTGGTCGTGGCATCGCTCGCCGTCCCGTCGTTCGTCCGCTACCGCGTCACCCGCGGGTCCTGA
- a CDS encoding hotdog family protein, with protein sequence MVTIPAQFNGPEHSGNGGYVAGLLAAQLGSGPVTSTLRIPPPLDTALTWEHDSETGEVRLLTTGGAVVGSAGPGQFARDVPPAPTAAEAKQALAAYPGFTHHPFDRCFTCGTARGDGDGLRLFPGPVDEHRTAAAWTPHAAFGGADGALDVPTTWAALDCPGGWAADFTKQVMVLGRMTAEVVRPPRAGEECLVTGVLRNRDGRKFITDTALYTAGGELLGRAEQIWIQVDAEAFR encoded by the coding sequence ATGGTGACCATCCCCGCACAGTTCAACGGTCCCGAGCACTCCGGCAACGGCGGATACGTCGCAGGCCTCCTGGCCGCCCAGCTCGGCTCCGGCCCCGTCACCTCGACCCTGCGCATCCCGCCGCCCCTGGACACGGCGCTGACCTGGGAGCACGACTCCGAGACGGGAGAGGTGCGCCTGCTGACCACCGGGGGCGCCGTCGTCGGATCGGCCGGGCCCGGCCAGTTCGCCCGTGACGTGCCGCCCGCACCCACCGCCGCGGAGGCGAAGCAGGCGCTGGCGGCCTATCCCGGCTTCACCCATCACCCCTTCGACCGCTGCTTCACGTGCGGGACGGCCCGCGGGGACGGTGACGGCCTGCGCCTGTTCCCCGGCCCCGTCGACGAGCACCGGACGGCGGCTGCGTGGACTCCGCACGCGGCCTTCGGCGGCGCCGACGGCGCGCTGGACGTCCCGACGACCTGGGCCGCGCTGGACTGCCCCGGCGGGTGGGCCGCCGACTTCACCAAGCAGGTCATGGTGCTGGGACGCATGACCGCCGAGGTCGTCCGGCCCCCGCGCGCCGGCGAGGAATGCCTGGTGACGGGAGTGCTGCGCAACCGGGACGGCCGCAAGTTCATCACCGACACGGCTCTGTACACCGCAGGCGGTGAGCTGCTGGGCCGCGCGGAGCAGATCTGGATCCAGGTCGACGCCGAGGCATTCCGCTGA
- a CDS encoding cryptochrome/photolyase family protein has translation MATSVMWFRRDLRLGDHPALHQAIAAGPDGVVPLFVLDDTLWTPRATTRVAYLSRLLAQLSDRIGGLHVVHGDPVAEVTRVARAAGATSVHVSADYAPYGARRDAAVEQALAEHGIALVRTGSPYAVAPGRVTKPDGTGFRVFTPWYRRWAEHGWRAPADRVDDAPWLRPTGRTHRIDEAPVPDGLTLPPLGEEAALERWHAFMDDDLPDYDTARDLPGPDRTSRMSVHLKWGSIHPRTMLADLATLSLSGADAYTRELGFREFYADVLHQRPDSAFGYYDHTFEAMTYDHPGDDLEAWKTGQTGIPIVDAGMRQLRAEGWMHNRVRMIVASFLVKDLHLEWQHGARHFLDLLADADLASNQHGWQWVAGSGTDASPYFRVFNPMTQGKKFDPDGRYVRRWVPELADVPAKHVHTPWEMAEPPAGYPAPIVDHAEERAESLRRYDAIRAGR, from the coding sequence ATGGCGACGTCCGTGATGTGGTTCCGCCGTGACCTGCGTCTCGGCGACCACCCGGCGCTCCACCAGGCGATCGCCGCGGGGCCGGACGGGGTCGTTCCGCTGTTCGTCCTCGACGACACCCTCTGGACGCCGCGCGCCACGACCCGCGTCGCCTACCTCTCCCGCCTGCTGGCGCAGCTGTCCGACCGCATCGGCGGGCTGCACGTCGTGCACGGCGATCCGGTCGCGGAGGTGACCAGGGTCGCCCGGGCGGCGGGCGCGACGAGCGTCCACGTGTCGGCGGACTACGCGCCGTACGGGGCCCGCCGCGATGCCGCCGTCGAGCAGGCCCTCGCGGAGCACGGCATCGCGCTGGTCCGGACCGGATCGCCCTATGCCGTCGCGCCCGGCCGGGTCACCAAGCCCGACGGCACCGGGTTCCGGGTATTCACGCCTTGGTACCGGCGGTGGGCCGAGCACGGCTGGCGAGCCCCGGCCGATCGCGTCGACGACGCGCCGTGGCTGCGTCCGACCGGCCGCACCCACCGCATCGACGAGGCGCCCGTCCCCGACGGCCTGACCCTGCCGCCCCTCGGCGAGGAGGCTGCGCTCGAGCGCTGGCACGCCTTCATGGACGACGACCTGCCGGACTACGACACCGCCCGGGACCTGCCGGGCCCCGACCGGACGTCGCGGATGTCGGTGCACCTCAAGTGGGGCTCGATCCACCCGCGGACGATGCTGGCCGACCTGGCGACGCTGAGCTTGTCCGGGGCCGATGCGTACACCCGCGAGCTCGGGTTCCGGGAGTTCTACGCCGATGTCCTGCACCAGCGGCCCGACTCGGCGTTCGGCTACTACGACCACACCTTCGAGGCGATGACCTACGACCACCCGGGCGACGACCTCGAGGCGTGGAAGACCGGGCAGACCGGCATCCCGATCGTCGATGCCGGCATGCGCCAGCTGCGCGCGGAGGGCTGGATGCACAACCGGGTACGCATGATCGTGGCGAGCTTCCTGGTCAAGGACCTGCACCTGGAGTGGCAGCACGGCGCCCGCCACTTCCTCGACCTCCTGGCGGACGCCGACCTGGCCTCCAACCAGCACGGCTGGCAGTGGGTCGCCGGCTCGGGCACGGATGCCTCGCCGTACTTCCGGGTCTTCAACCCCATGACCCAGGGCAAGAAGTTCGACCCCGACGGCCGGTACGTCCGGCGCTGGGTGCCCGAGCTGGCCGACGTCCCGGCCAAGCACGTGCACACGCCGTGGGAGATGGCCGAGCCGCCCGCCGGCTACCCCGCGCCGATCGTCGACCACGCCGAGGAACGCGCCGAGTCGCTGCGCCGCTATGACGCCATCCGAGCGGGTCGGTAA